Sequence from the Cucumis sativus cultivar 9930 chromosome 1, Cucumber_9930_V3, whole genome shotgun sequence genome:
attgtaaaatatagtATGATGGATGAAGTATATATGTcacataattttataaacttttactGTATCagaaattgattttggtttaaatAGATCATTATATacctatatttacaattagtCAAGTATATATACCACgtcattttatttcattttgcattgtttttcatatatatcacgtaatttaataattttttatatatacttattacatttcatcaaatttgcaTTGATTTTGGAAGTTAATTCTTACCATAGCTGAaactgtttttttatttaaatagatcattatatttcattatatatttaacataatattagATAACAATGTATGTGTGCATATTttacattgtattttaattttgtaacaaagggaaaaaagcAAGTTGAGAGAAAAGagtaaattgagagaaaaCTTCAAATAGATCACAAAGGAGCTGAATGATatacatcatatatataatatatcatatatattatgtcTATCAAACTTGTAGATATACGttctaatatttaaaatatatgcgggtattatttaaaacatacatatgcacttataaaaaaacttgaagaagcttaacaaaataaaaaagaatggacggagagagagaaaactgAGACAGAAATGAAGATATATCTACTATATAAGTATATTGGAAGAAATTTTGACTAAAattattggaagaaaaataatttgggAGAAATTTTGATTAGAATCGTgccctaattaattattaatcataTTCCATATTTACATTAGAATACCTAAGAAATGAACATCTtgaaattaaaggaaaataaatatattaaataactaATAGACTAAATAAGtaagttttaatataaataataaatgtgaaataaaatatttgtgacatatatatattttcgaaATAATAAGGATCTTCACTTTCcgtattttctttcttttcctaaaaaattATGGCAAATATTGTGTCCAACATCTAAATagaaatttcttcaatttagGCTATTATAGTTAAAagctttaaaaataataataaataaatagtttttatatgTCATATTTTGACCTGATTTTCTTAATGGGTTTGTCTACTTGATAAGAAGATGATGTCATTAAGAGGACATTTGCAATAAAAAAGGTCAATTGTGTAGCAGGCATGATATGATTTTAGGTATAGTTTCACTAAAAATGCATCTTAGAGGTAGTTGTCCTCTTTTATACTActaatcattcttttttatctagCCAAAGTTGaacattaatttcaattttaatacaaCTTTGATGATCCAGTAGGAGCAAGCACGGTCAATAACAACCAAAAGgaagtgaaagaaaagaaaaggaaattaatgGAGAGAAATTGCCTAAAAAGCATTTACAGCTCTCTGTTTGATTGCACTTGATGATCAAGCCCAAGAGCTAGAGGTTTTAAGTAGAGATATATACGATGATcaagagaaaaaattgaatgtcTTCGCTTGAAGAATGATATTCCTTAATGCTCCAATAGGGGCCAGCACCATCAATAACACTCCAATAATTATGCATATCTGAAATTGGAATTttgcaaaattattaattgatttctGATATGTACGTACGTACATATctgtatatttttaatcaagTTATATAgtataaagttaattaaaatgaaagggGGATTTTGTTATAAGCTCTTACCCAATTAATAAACCAAGAAAGGCTGTAACGTTTTGGCTTTTTGATGGCAAGCCACATAATGCAAGGCAGCTGCAAAAAcgaaaacacacacacacatagaTCGAATACAAGGGATTGTATGTATTAGCAATGGCATTTAAAAGGAAGTTAAATATACATTCATATGTCTatgtataaataaagaatataaaagatttagtAAGCTTACATAGTAAGTTGTGGGAGCAAATGCAAAGCCTCCAAAGAAACTTAGAAGTCCGCCGAAGAAGGGAAACGTCATAGCAACCAACATAGTGAGGGCTGcaataacaattaataaaGTAATTTTCATTGTAAAAAACATAGGGAATAATGAATCATACAGTATTAAGAACATTCGACTCAGATTGATCATCCTATTTATGAAATGTTCGAATCTTGGGACAAAGTACatgttcttattttaaaatcttgatCTTTGTCTAATCAAATCATTAGAGttgaaattatattgattCGAGGGTTttagtaattgaaaaaattaggGTTCTCTTCCTGCTAGGACTTTTATTTCCCATTGTTAGGAATTTCCTATCAATACATatgaaaacattaatttttgaGACAACCACCTACTTCTAAACATCACTAGGatcattgtaaaaaaaaaattgttgttcaAGGACAAAGTACTTAGGTGCATCTTAGGCTTCAATCCACTAAATTATTACTTAAATAGGGtgtattaatttaagaaagaagagatgaaTGGTACGTACCAACGTAAGTAGTTCGTGTGACGAAACGAAGGCAACGAGAGGGCTGAAACTTCATTTGCTTAACCAAGAAAGACTCCAACATATCAAAAACAGGCATAGCGAAGATTTGGTAGCTACCAATAACATGAATGACAACGAACAAGTTGGCAGCAATGATAAGCCAAACAGGTCTGTTGAGGGATATAAGAATATTGTCTTGAACAGAATCTCCAAAGACCAAGTAGCCGACGAAAGCAACGGGGAAGTAACAGAGCGCGACCACCAAATAAGCGACAACGACGCCCTTCCACATTGGCTTCTTAGACGGGCAGTCCGGTGTGGAAGGGATAGTGGCTTGAATCTCAAGCACCACATTGTGGCCTGCATATGCAAAGGCCACATCCCCTAAGCCTGATAAGAAGTTGAAGACGTTGCCTGCTGTGGTTGTGGCTCTGTGCCCGTAGCTAACGTCTGGAACTACACCCTTGTGTGCTGATGCCGCCCATGCTATTGTTGAATAACTGCAATTGTATAAATTCATAACATTATGCATTTGTATTTACAtacttctttaattaataagtTTAAATACTACTTTGGTAAGTATACTTTAAGTTTCTGTTTAGTTGGAtggttcattttaatttttatatcattacttttggttgattttggttgatttaattttcaaaatgtttaggTTCAGAAATATAaggattaaaatgaaattataatcAAAACAGTCTTTAAAATTTCCTAAGTTAAAAAGCAATCCTAAGCCTTAAATTGTTTaggcatttttttttagagatgtgacaaaaaaaaaatataaagatgcATGTAATATTCCACCCATCCTTCACCAACACTATCCCTAGTCAAAATtggaaataataatgataataataataacaaatactttttaaaaaaatgttcatagGTTTATATGGCAAACTATATGATTAGACGATGGACTTCAAGAAAATATGTACACACGTACACTGAAGGGGTGCAGTTCAAACTACACTTAATTATCTCATCACATTACTTATGAACTGATCAATTCGAGATCCATTCtgagtatttttatttttgttttaaaataatgaatcaGAAATTCAAGAAGGGTATTAAAGTACCTCAAGGACATGACAGCAGCAGCAAGAGAGACAAGAGTGATGGAGTCGAAGCTAGGGAGatgggaaagaaagaagtgaaCAGAAGCAAAGATCATGATGAAGTAAGTGGTCTTGATGGGCTTGCAGTCAGGGCAAGCCAAGTCATGGATCTTCTTCAAAGAGTTGCCACCAGTAATCATGTACACAATGTTCACACCAACTTCCACCATTAGCTGTTGTGGCACCACCACCCATAGACCCATCTTCTCCCCGAAAGCGCGCTGCCCTAACTCATGGTACCTGTCGAATCTCTTCCCTGGTACCTCCTCGTGCATCTCCACCATTTGCCATAGTGTGTACAACGTTATTATCCATGATAATATTATCACCGCCACTCCCGGTCCCCTGTGTGACAAACACACAATAGATTAATTTAGTGAATATAAACATTTCTGTTTCGAAGTAATTTATGATTAGAGAATTAGATATATTGAACGACGTAAGATTACATCACAAAATCAATTAGTATAGTATCAAATTTATCTAGCAAGAGATATCGTCATACCcctgaaagaaaaaaaaaattaaacccttAATAACTCGAGCGCCCGATTGTAATATTTAGGGCTCAAATTTCATCATTATGGGTATAAGTGCTTTTTACCGTTTAccctaaaaaaaagtaagaaaatcaTTCCACGTAGGTATAATATAGTGGTAATGCACACATATAAGTGCAGTCGAAGAATTAAGGGGGGAAAAAAGGCGGCTGGAGGTACCAGCCGAGCTGCGACATGGCGTAAGGGAGACCAAGAACTCCGGCGCCGACCATGGCAGTGACATTGTGAAAAGCAGAGTACCACCAATTTCCGTTTCTGGATTGGGTGATCGGAAGCCAGTCGTTCAAATCAACTTTCTTGACCTGATCCGTCGTGGGTTTGATCTGCTGTTGATCTTCTCCATTGTGGTTGATCTCCATTATTGTTCTAATTCCTTTCTCTATATGTCTTTGTTTATAAGAATTTGAGTATTTGTTGAGTTCAGGATAATTCTGTTCGTGGAAAGATGGAGGAGTTGAAAGTGAAAGGCTATTTGTAAAAGCGCTTTAACTGAACCTCCTCTCTATTAGGAATACATTTTCtgcttttcttatttattaattagtaatattctaactaaattattattttaatttaaagagtttcttttacttttcttttttattaaatcttttacttttgtatccaatgaaaatttatatgcgtcaacttttcattttttaaaataaataattagaaaaatatgtcatttcatttttaatacagaaaataaaaataaatttgagagaatttcttaattaatatttaaatataaactttaattttatatttaatgaaactctatactttcttttcctttaataCAAATTAGAAGTGGGGGATTACATACCACACTATAACCCTTACCATAAACTTGGTATAAACTTAACTTAGTAGTTCTCATGGGCAATGTTTAAACTACTATGCTTCgttatatttaagaaatattctAAGTgatataaaaaagttaaatattagATACTGGTTATACCTCAATTGGAAACACTACTTTACAAattacacttaattattagaatgaaattttccatcaaaataattaagttttaattttttattacttaacAACTTAGTTTttcaagtttataaatatatttgttagcTAATCCGCGTACAAAATGAGAGAGTGGTTTAGTAATTTGTCATTCAAAgttttagataataaatttaagataatcTAACACAATTATGTAAAAAGTGATACACAAGAGTTGTTCGAAGAGTTAAAATGTAATTGTGATGATTGAAATAAAGGAGGGTTGAAAATAAAGTTAGGAAAAAGATGGTTggattaaaaatttaagttgtTAGTGTAATCTATGTTACAAATGGGATCCAATGTATTCAAATTCGaatataagttttttattaGCTTACAATATTATCGGCCATCAAACACGCCCTTGGCTTTAACAAATTCTTTGTTAGTGCTTTACCACTTACCTTGACCACAACTCCAAGAATCAAATAGAGAAGTAAATGAATATATGTGGATATTATACATCAAATTCATTACCATCACAAGGAAGCTTCAATTCAATTGAGCTTacttgtttttctctcttttttccgGCGAGGGTCACTGGGATCGTGTCTTTTGATGTCCACTTCTTGCCTCCTAATTCGATACGGCACCGGGATCTTCCTGAGGGTTTTTACATTCTCCGGTGGAAGGTATGGTCCGTcagcttttcttctttttaagaaacaatcCAAATCATAAATCACAAATTTGGCTCTAATCTACACTCTTTGATCTTGTGGAACCTATTTAGATCGATAATAGTCGGCGGATAGGTGTAGAAACTCATCTATATtgcacagaaaaaaagccaagggcctaggggtcgggtgggaCTCGTTCgtggtgcacaacggttgcgccaaaaacggtcaaAAAATGGTCAAGGCTTTAGCCTACGAAAAATCGGctgatttttaaccatgtgaaaaAAGTtccgaaaattcacagataactactaggcggcctcactttgagtaatattaaagtttttttccacaaaaaccgctcggagatgtccagactcagtttttattttcgtcccaatacttttcttctaatggtttagttgtgtttctttgatcttgtgaaacctatttagaccgatgatagtcGGTGGATAAGTGTGGAAACTCATCTATATTGCACgctgtatgacacagaaaaaaagcccgCTTTTAAGGTAGTGTTTGTTTGATTACTTAAGGGGTGTTTTGGTGGTTGTGTGTTGCTTTGAGTCTGCAGGGAGTCTAGAGTTAATTTCTACGTCCATGTTGAGATGCTGagttataaaatgaaatttttctATGGATGAAATTTGTGCACACTCAAGATCTTTATTTAGTAGATATAGAATTTCAACTTGTTTAATACTATCGTTTAATAACCatttcaatgttttttattttataaatttacgTTTTTTCTCcccttaattttttattagtgGAAATCCTTGAATTTCTATTGAAGTTCgtaaaaacttaattttcaaaatttatctggtagaaaattaatgacaaaacataaaaacttacatttataagtttaattttcaagaacaaGAACTAAAGATTAAAGGTTTGATTTATAGAATggattagaaaaataaagtaaaacaatcataaaatttctaaaataaaaactaaaattggatTATTAGATGTGGTTCTAAAAGTtcagtcttttcttttcttgttttcaaatgacacatttgaaattaattaatgcctTAGAAACAAAAACGTTATCTAGATCAAATTCATGATTTTAAaaggattaattttttttttttcttgtttcaaatgattttcCAGGAAAATGGAAGAGCAGAGGCAGACTTTGGGAGATATAATGTGAATACTGTTCTGAGTAGAATATACACTCTCTTCTCTAGAAGTGGAATACCCATTGCTAAGAAACATCAAGAGATTATGAACATGGTTGATGAATAAACACCCCTCGACTGCCATGGCTGACCGATGAAGATCTCACCATCTAATGCAACTTTATATGAGCATTCTGGGTTTGAATCTGCCTTGCAAGTTCCTTACAGGTATGAAGTTTTCCTGATTCACCATTAAAGATgaaatttgattcaattttagGAGAAAGCATGAGCAGTTGGGCTTAAGCAATCAAAGGTTGAAGTTCCAGTTTTGTTGATGATGGGTGGAAAAGATTATCTAATGAAATTTCCAGGGATTGAAGACTAAGTCAAGACTGAGAAATTGAGGGAATTCATGGCTGATTTGGAGGTTGTAGATTTGGCTGATGGAACTCATTTCATGCAAGAGCAACTCTCACAACAACTCAATCTCCTTTATCACATTTCTTACTAAACATAATAGTTGATTAACACAGCATAATAATGGTTCAAGTTCCCTTCCAATGGATTCAACTATCAACTGAACCACTTAAATTGGTTGAtccatcattttcttttaaataaatcaacagTGTAATACTACTAACAATTGGATTTCTTTTAGAATAGGTGATTAAATCTTCCAACCCCTAAAAACAATTATCGCAGTGACATTAAAGCTAAACTCATGTTGAGTGAGGCAATGGGGTGACCTTGGCATATTTATTAAGAatattgtctttttctttttcactctTGAACTGAATacagaaacagaaaaaaaaaaaattacttcttTATGGAcgcaaaaaacaaaattttgaaagatgaaatgaaaagaaaccgAAGCCCAACGAACATTGATTAATGCAGTTTCGAAGATGGGAAATTTGGTGAATGAAATGTCAAAATTGTAGACTGTTGTTGAAGAAAgagttataaattaaattagagattgaaaaacaaaaataatacattGATACTGACGAACGAAGAAATGAGTTGTAAATTACAAACTcgaaaatgaataatgattTCATTCCACTATAGTTTTTCGTATACAAGCATCTTATCATAAGCTACAATGGTGGtgttgaaggaaaaagaagataaaatgggagaaggaagaagaaaggctacaaaaaacaaaaactcaaaatggGTAGAAAAAGAACTctgaaaatttatgaaaaaaagccCCACCAACTGATGGGGGAGACAGAAGAGAACAATGGTCAATCAGACAACAACATTAGCGATAAGCCCTATGGCTTCTTCTGTATGTTGAAGCTTCTCTATTTCTATGGTATCAATTAAGGAAGGATAAGCAATCCAACTAATGAAGGTGAAGAATTTACAGGATTTTCAAGCTTTAATTCTCAGGAACTTCTACATGATTCAATCACTTCAGTTACGGCTTTATGCGTCTCCGGAGAAATCATGTTCAACGTCAAATGAAATGCCTGGAcaagaagataaaataaataatagattgAACAGATCGCCATTATAAACTGGATGAACATCCAATCAGATAATCATCCcaagaaaaatcaatacatTTTTGAGAGatatttcaagttttcatATATCAATTTCGAGTCATGGTCATTAGGAATGAAAAGTCAAGATGAATACATACCACAAATCGCTCCAAAACTGGAACAAGAATTGCTAGGCTGTGATCTGGTAGACAATCAACAATGGCATCGCGTATGCGCTGGCTGTGAAAACAAAGAACGAAAACCCCTTGAACAAACCCACAAGAAAGCTTAATTCGGTTATAATATTTAGGAAGAGAAGAGCACTAAACCTTTCAGTTGAAAGAAATGCTAGAAGTAGCGCTGAATAAGCTTCAACAATCATTTTTTCAGCTTCCTTTTCACCTTCCAGAAGAGCTACCTCCTCATTCTGCTCAATGCCACAAATGTATAGTTTGGTATGATACCATATCTAAACTCCAAAACTATAACCTTAAAGTGTATCCTTTAATGTCTAGGTCACTGCAATACTTACCCTCAATAAGTCCATCAAGTTCGATTTTCAGGTGGCAAGTTGGGTAAGTAcagattttataaatacatataaaatcattttgaagaattttatttcccttcttttttgaATAGCAAGTATAACTTggtgaagagaagaaaattcaaagagGCAACAAGTGAagtgaaatatatattcaaataatcTACCCGTGAGTAAGAAACAGTTTGGTTATTCCAGCTCAATATAAGAACAGCAGTCTAATCCAACAAACGTCTCGAGTTAGGTTAAAGTTTTCAGCTTTGACAagttaacaaacaaaaagagaagtgCTCGAATTGTACTACTAACCCATGGCGCAGACTCCCCTTCTCCAACTCCGTCACTTGCTCCTTGGTTGGCCAAAAAGATGGAACATAACAATGGAATTACGTTGCTATGAACCTTTTCTGATCCATGCACGCTAGGTGTCAAAACACTAGCGGAAGCAAGCCGAGATCTGCAATGAATATAGCATTTGGTTAAATACGGTTTAAAactacaattttaatttgtcatCTATTCGAATAGCcattagatttttaatttttgaaaattgcaTTGGTTTCTCACAACTTCACAATAGTCTGCATCTAAGgcaagatttgaatttttagccaaattcaaaaacaaaaatttagtttctgaaaactaccttttttttcttttagtttatagCAACGacttgaattttggaaaacactcctaaaaaaatatattaaacaaaatgaagaTAACCATGGGGATAGAAGTATtctttataaactt
This genomic interval carries:
- the LOC101220926 gene encoding lysine histidine transporter 2: MEINHNGEDQQQIKPTTDQVKKVDLNDWLPITQSRNGNWWYSAFHNVTAMVGAGVLGLPYAMSQLGWGPGVAVIILSWIITLYTLWQMVEMHEEVPGKRFDRYHELGQRAFGEKMGLWVVVPQQLMVEVGVNIVYMITGGNSLKKIHDLACPDCKPIKTTYFIMIFASVHFFLSHLPSFDSITLVSLAAAVMSLSYSTIAWAASAHKGVVPDVSYGHRATTTAGNVFNFLSGLGDVAFAYAGHNVVLEIQATIPSTPDCPSKKPMWKGVVVAYLVVALCYFPVAFVGYLVFGDSVQDNILISLNRPVWLIIAANLFVVIHVIGSYQIFAMPVFDMLESFLVKQMKFQPSRCLRFVTRTTYVALTMLVAMTFPFFGGLLSFFGGFAFAPTTYYLPCIMWLAIKKPKRYSLSWFINWICIIIGVLLMVLAPIGALRNIILQAKTFNFFS